TTGTACATATTTCTATGAACATCACAGTATGTATAACTGtaggatatatgtatattatgtagGTTTGTTTTATAGTGTGGGTTACTTAGTGGTGTTATGTTATTTATAGATGGGACATGCTGTGAGGATATTGTAAGGTAGACTCCACACCATCACCTAAGTACCATATAtttgatatgtattttattattttaatgtgtttgtatgtcatGCTATTATTGCCGCTAATAAGTGTGTGgaaatgtatgtattttctgtctgaTCATAATTGTAATGCTTTGAGACAGCAATTAATCAATATGTTTTTTGTGAACTGCATGTGTTTATTAACGATGTCTACCTGGAGTTTATGTAGTTCAGGTAATTTGTATTAGTATATTGTAATTGTGTTATCTGCTGTATTAGTACATGTGTGctataattgttttattaattCTCATGTTACAGGGTGGAAATCGAAACCAAAAGATTGTCTTAATAAACTGTGGCTGCAAGTCACCACTCACACCCCAGCAGGCGTTGGTCGTTTCTAAGCACCACCCCTTACCCTGCTACACTTAGACAAGATTCCAGCTTACCAGCAGTGAGTCATCATACTGCCCTGTCATCAGCACAATACCTgcacacaacaaaaacaaagaaagaaaatgaatgaTCTGAAAAATGTCCATCTATCTATAAATGACAAATATAACTAGATACAGAAAAGTGTTTTTGTCCTTTTGAGTATTTGTACAGTTTTTATGGTTTTTAAACCACTTTCAGCCATATTCTAGACTTATCATGGTGAAAAACAGGAGAAACTGGCTTCATTATGCCCCTGTGCAGAACAGAATGCTGGTATTCAGTGTGTGATGAGCTGATTCTTTAACCATTTACCTTGGTCACAGGGCACCATGTGAAGTGGGCCATAAAGAGTCTCACTTCTGTCCACCAGGATCTCTTTGAAGTGGACATGGGAAAAACTAACCTTTGTCCCTGGAGCTCTATACAGTAGACCTGGGAGACAATCACCTTTGTCCTGGAGTTCTGTAATTCTGTAAAGTTGACCTGGGAGAGATTCACCTTGTCCCTGGAGATCTATACAGTGGACCTGGGAGAGACTCACCTTTGTCCTGGAGTTCTGTAAAGTGGACCTGGGATAGACTCACCTTTGTCCTGGAGTTCTGTAAAGTGGACCTGGGATAGACTCACCTTTGTCCTGGAACTCTACATTGAGGACCTGGGAGAGAGTCACCTTTGTCTGTGGAGATGTATACAGTGCACCTGGGAGAGACTCACTTTTGTCCTGGAGTTCTGTAAAGTGGACCTGGGACAGACTCACCTTTGTCCTGGAGTTCTGTAAAGTGGACCTGGGATAGACTCACCTTTGTCCTGGAACTCTACATTGAGGACCTGGGAGAGAGTCACCTTTGTCTGTGGAGATGTATACAGTGCACCTGGGAGAGACTCACTTTTGTCCTGGAGTTCTATACAGTAGACCTGGGAGACACTCACCTTTGTCCTCCTGGAGTTCTGTGAAGTGGACCAGAGACAGACATGGAGGGGCGTTCTCCTTCATCTGCTGGTACATGATAAGCGGTGTGAAGTACACCGACTTCCCTGAGATCATGGAGAAGAAGAACTCATATCCATCCTGACGAGGCAGAGGGTACAGGAACTGCAACAACAGTTAACATCAACTTCCACGATGGAACACATCACGGTGTATCATGGAACATTCATCTCTTAGTTCCTAATGAGACAGACTCATCCATCCCAGCATCTAACTCTGGTACATGTACAATGAAATCTCATTTTCTTTTGTCGACGTATTACTTACCTTAAGGCTAAATTACAGTGACAGTTGCATAACTTCAAGAATACATGTACAGAATAAATACAGTTCATTTTAATAATTCCATCAACTTGTACATTCCTATCTTTGGACATAATGCTCATTTGCTCCATTCATTAAAGATTTATGGAACAGACACATAAAGGATGGATTATAATGGGAACAGAATTTGTAATGAAACTTACAGACGGACATGTTTTGGCCTTTTGCATCAAGTCATCATAATCGAACGACTGAAACATTACAAGTTCAACATGTTAAGATCTAGTATAAACAGAGAGTGTTGTTGGATTCATGAATTTTTCAATTATTTGTACAATACACATTCAAGCAAAAAACATAAACTTCAAACTGCCCCCCAGGGTGGTCTGTGGTCAACCGTTTGCCAATCAAGCAGAAAAAGGACACACATCATAAGCTGATGGGACAGACAGTGTTTGCCATGATGCAGAAAAGCTGCATATTTGAGGCATACTTGTATCAAATATGCGCTGAATTTAAAGCTTGAATCATTGTTAACGCAATGCTACTGGACCCTAAGTCAGATAATCTAAGCTTGTGAgttgctgttgtttaaaactacGTGGTTTAATGTTTGCCAGTTAACTGTTTAGTGCTGATTAAATATCTGACCTATTATTAAATAATCACAAttatgtcttgatgaaagttccttactgaagttgactcccccaaacatgtccatgactccctctcataaCACTTGGGAATCATGATGACTCCTAAATTTTCATGTTGAGGGCTTTCACTGGGCAGAGAGACATTTTTAAAGGGGAGTGAGCAATAAAGGTACCTGAAAGACTGATAAACAGTCAAACTGCTTTATGTTCAGCAccttaacaaacaaacacaagaaaCTTGGTCGATCTTGTACTTCGTTCAGCTTAGTCTTTTTGTGGTTGTCTTACCTGCAAAACTGCATACACACATTCCTTCTTACTGTGGTATTCCTTCCAGATCTGAATTAACAGAAAAATTACAGAGTTTTATTATCTATAAGAACATACATCAGTTGTGGAGTTATCCCCCATCATGGAACAGTCATTATATTTACCAAGAACAgcatacaagtgagtgagtgggtgggtctagttttacgccgcactcagcaatattcccacaatatggtggtggtctgtaaataactgagtcaagaccagacaatcctgtgatccacagcatgagcaCAGAACTATgcatctgggatacgatgacatgtgccaaccaagtcagtgtgtcTGACCCCCTGATCCTGTTATCGCCtgatatgacaagcatgggttacttagtgagtaagtgagttcagctttacgccacagtcagcaatattccagctatatgacggtggtgggttactgaagatcaattctaacccacatcttcactGGTGAAAAAGCTTACACACTGGTAAGTGTTGTGTTTTACTTGGTGAATAACAATAAAGTAATAAGTGGTGTCATTTCCCATCACTAGCGTTCAACTTGCAACAAGTCACTTTGTAGTACACCTACAATTTAAAACACTTCATGTATACTGCTACTGTACAATGTCTGTATtgacaaatttgaaaatgaactCAGATTTGAAAAATGCCCAAAAGTACTGAAGAAATGGAAAGTACTACATAATTATGTGCATGAACTGAAATCACCGGGATGGTTTTTAATTACATTGATGACTAATACAACCACTCAATGGTAGTCCTTTCTGTCTCAAAGTCTCTTGTCAGAATCAGTGCTGTGCTGATACAACTGGCTCCATGAAAACACAAACCTCCTCAATCTCTTCTGCTGTCTTATCCCTGACTAGTTCTGTCTTCATGATACTGTCTAGCCCCTGGAACAAACAGCAACATAAGCAACACATTCACACCCATTATATTACATGGACCAGACTGCTATACTAGACCTGTGCAAACCAAAAATAAAGTAGCCTTAGCATGTAAGCCCTAATTAAACAAGGTCATGTGTGCTCTAAGATAAGGTAAAGACTTCAAAATACGTACAGtgaaaatattgtcaaattAAGATGTCTCTACTGGTTCCACATGCTCACTAGTATCCCTGACTAGCCCCATAATACAGGCCTTTTGTAAACAAAGTCATCTGTCAGCTAAACTCAAGATTTCGAACAAGTAGAGTGATAGAAAATGTCCAATGCCAAAGATCAAAAGAGGTCTTCACTGGCAGCATGTGCTTACAGGTATTCAAAGGGATGATGGTACCTTAGGAGAGGCCTTCCCTTCAGCCTCTGCTTTAGCTTTGGCCTCCGCCTCTGCTTTCTGCAGCTGCTCTCTGATGAAGGCTCGGTCCTTCCTCATCTCCTCTTCAATGTGATGGATTTTCTCCTGGTAGACCTCAGGGGAGGATCTGTATGGGGCCAAAGTGTGTACAGTTCTCGTAGAGTCTTTAAGTCAGTTACACCAACacggacagtggggtagcctagtggttaaagtgttcgcttgttgCGCCAAAGACCCACATAGgataatgtgtaaagcccatttcttgtgtctcctgctgtgatgttgctggaacattgcttatACAGTaacagcagtgtaaaaccatgcactcattcactctaaaacatgtacatgtactgcAATACAGAATACTCAGTTCTGAGGATTAAACAAGATTGTACAACTAATACATGCTGTTATCCATCACAAAGTTCCACAAATGTGGAAAACACAGTTCTGTTCAAACTCCTGGAAAAATCAGTACCATCaatatatattacatgaaaGTATTCAGCTGAAACATGTGGATGACATTGTACAACAAaactaacacatgtcatcaacacAAAAATTTCTCCAATGTTGAGAATACCAGGAAAATTATTGTGAAAATGGTTtgtaataatatttttatatgaaaTGGTCGTTCAGCTAATATCATTAAGTAAAAATACTAGTAGGTCAGTGTTGGAAAGGAAGTAACATTTGACATTTATTTCTAAGTACCGTAAACAATCGTGCACATCAGTTAGATACACAAATGTaacttttcatttgaatttgacTCAGGAGCATTTAGTTTTAGATAAAGCTTCTCAATACCTAAAAAAACAACTTGTAATCATCAGTGTCTGGTTCATGTTTCAAAACGTTACAGCTTtcatatcaaacatgtttaaaggTTGCAATAGCAAAGGTATTTCACTGACTCAACAGAAAGTTCAATGCATTGACTCAAGTTTTAAAGTAAGGAATATTTTGTTAACATATTACTGAATCCTGTACGCTTTTCATTAGACAAACCTTTTTAAATCCAGCAGCTTTTTCTTATACTTGTCAAAGTAAGGATTGTCCTCCATGTTCACCTTCACGTCATCATCATACTTGTCTGATGATGTAGATGAATATCTAAGGTTAAGATACTTCCTAAGGTGCTGTCGTTTCAGTAGACTACCCACTCCTGAAATCGTCATGGTGATTCCTTGAGAATCAGAGATGGTTGAGAGAAACCTGTGTTGTTTCTTCCCACTGGCATAGAGTCTCCAGCAATTCTGACAGAGTCGGACACTTTGTCTTTGTAATATAGACATGTTGTGCTATTGACTGGATTCACTTCATTCAGCCTGGAAAATTTATTGAGAGAAAATTTATTGAATGTGAAAAAATGCAGATGGTTTCATTTTAAATGGAATGGTACGTCAGTTGCCTGTTTTGGAAACATTAAGAATGAAGGCTCACTATATTGTTAAGTGTACACGTGCATCATGATCATAGTGATCTTTAGCATTGTaatatgtatcaaacatgttGTCTTTAACGTGAAAGTGGTGACCTGGTGGTTGACAGAGTGAGCATGTGCAGAGCCTTCATAAAATGATTCTAGAGACAGTTGTTTTTATATTCCTGCTCAGAAATTCAAGTTCCATGTCCCATGAGCAAGTGGCCCAATTTATTCGTCATTTTTTATGATCAGCTGGTGATTAGTTTCTTTTTCTTGAAAACACTTGTATCATTCGATTTTCAGAATTTACGGCCTTTTCCATTTACAAGCGGATTTTAAGTGGGCATTACAAAATTATATTTGCCCCTCAGTTTAACCAATGGTTGATGTAAAACAGAAAAGAGATTCTGAATCAGGTGCCTCTTGATCTTGTCCCAGCGTTGATGCCGATATTTGCCAGCTAATTATTGGTTGATCGGACAACAGAATTGATTGACATTTCTCTTTAAGACATGATAAGTCATGTCTTAAACAAGTGACAACTGTCATTTGCGATGCCTTACCGGTTACACGAACATGAGGTGAGTTAACGTTGGTAAGAACCGGAGAGAGCAGTTTGGGTTACCCTATCATTTGGAATGTAGGGCGAAACTAGGATTTTCACACGATGAAACGTTTTTGCAGTGAAAGTAAAAGAATCAGATGACAAGTGTTTACAAATGTTGTAAAATTAATAAGAGTAGAAAATTCAAACACAAAGCAATGAAACTTGAAGAATGTGAGAACTTATACGTCCTAGCTTGCGACCATATAATACATTAATATTATGTGGTCTGGAAATTCAAGgtacgtgagtttagttttacgccgcattcagcaatattccagctatgtggcggtggtctgtacataatcgagtctggaccaaacaatccagtgatcaa
Above is a genomic segment from Haliotis asinina isolate JCU_RB_2024 chromosome 7, JCU_Hal_asi_v2, whole genome shotgun sequence containing:
- the LOC137290585 gene encoding ATP synthase mitochondrial F1 complex assembly factor 1-like; amino-acid sequence: MSILQRQSVRLCQNCWRLYASGKKQHRFLSTISDSQGITMTISGVGSLLKRQHLRKYLNLRYSSTSSDKYDDDVKVNMEDNPYFDKYKKKLLDLKRSSPEVYQEKIHHIEEEMRKDRAFIREQLQKAEAEAKAKAEAEGKASPKGLDSIMKTELVRDKTAEEIEEIWKEYHSKKECVYAVLQSFDYDDLMQKAKTCPSFLYPLPRQDGYEFFFSMISGKSVYFTPLIMYQQMKENAPPCLSLVHFTELQEDKGIVLMTGQYDDSLLKRKDALNLVRQMTMYYNRRSGERFNLVRIFNHMPNKFTHLDVINEYQEIVKFLESA